Proteins from a single region of Bacteroidales bacterium:
- a CDS encoding Crp/Fnr family transcriptional regulator yields MNELDKLKIFSQFTDFIDSELELIMPYFEYKKFKKKATLLKVGEVSNEVYFIIIGCIRLYCEKDGEELSTYFFTEDMFAGSYDSFLSRKPSKVAIETLEECEVLVLTHDSQENLYKVFPKMNEFIRKAIEQRFVLLHDLFISYLLNSPEERYLILQKDRPELLQRVPQHQIASYLGITRVSLSRIKNRLLKK; encoded by the coding sequence ATGAATGAGCTTGATAAATTAAAAATCTTTTCGCAATTTACTGACTTTATAGATAGTGAATTAGAACTTATTATGCCTTATTTTGAATACAAGAAGTTTAAGAAAAAAGCGACTCTTTTGAAAGTTGGAGAAGTTTCAAATGAAGTATATTTTATCATAATAGGTTGCATAAGACTCTATTGCGAAAAGGATGGAGAAGAACTTTCAACTTATTTTTTTACCGAGGATATGTTTGCTGGTTCTTATGACAGTTTTCTTTCCCGAAAACCTAGCAAAGTAGCCATTGAAACATTGGAAGAATGTGAAGTGTTGGTGCTAACACATGATTCGCAGGAAAACCTGTATAAAGTATTTCCTAAGATGAACGAATTTATTAGAAAAGCAATAGAGCAAAGATTTGTATTGTTACACGATTTATTCATTTCCTACCTGTTAAATAGCCCGGAAGAAAGGTACTTAATACTTCAAAAAGACCGCCCTGAGTTATTACAACGAGTTCCCCAGCACCAGATTGCTTCTTATTTAGGTATTACAAGAGTTTCATTAAGCCGGATAAAAAATCGTTTACTAAAAAAATAG